One Streptomyces sp. NBC_01237 genomic region harbors:
- the cseB gene encoding two-component system response regulator CseB: MAETHVLFVEDDDVIREATQLALERVGFAVTAMPDGLSGLEAFRAHRPDIALLDVMVPGLDGVSLCRRIRDESTVPVIMLSARADSIDVVLGLEAGADDYVTKPFDGAVLVARIRAVLRRFGHAAGADGRAVAGTDLDTGPEGGVLAFGDLEIDTEGMEVRKGGEQVALTPTEMRLLLEFSSAPGTVLSRDKLLERVWDYGWGGDTRVVDVHVQRLRTKIGQDRIETVRGFGYKLRA; encoded by the coding sequence ATGGCCGAGACCCATGTCCTCTTCGTCGAGGACGACGACGTCATCCGTGAGGCCACCCAGCTCGCGCTGGAGCGGGTCGGCTTCGCGGTCACCGCGATGCCCGACGGGCTCTCCGGCCTGGAGGCGTTCCGGGCCCACCGGCCCGACATCGCCCTGCTCGACGTGATGGTGCCGGGCCTCGACGGGGTGAGCCTGTGCCGCCGCATCCGGGACGAGTCGACGGTGCCCGTGATCATGCTGTCGGCGCGGGCCGACTCGATCGATGTGGTGCTCGGTCTGGAGGCCGGGGCGGACGACTACGTCACCAAGCCCTTCGACGGCGCCGTGCTCGTCGCCCGCATCCGGGCCGTGCTGCGCCGCTTCGGCCACGCGGCCGGGGCGGACGGCCGGGCGGTGGCCGGTACGGACCTGGACACGGGACCCGAGGGCGGGGTGCTGGCCTTCGGCGATCTGGAGATCGACACCGAGGGCATGGAGGTACGCAAAGGGGGCGAGCAGGTGGCACTGACGCCGACCGAGATGCGGCTGCTGCTGGAGTTCTCGTCCGCACCCGGCACCGTGCTCTCCCGCGACAAGCTCCTGGAACGGGTCTGGGACTACGGCTGGGGCGGCGACACCCGGGTCGTGGACGTGCATGTGCAGCGGCTGCGCACCAAGATCGGGCAGGACCGCATCGAGACCGTCCGCGGCTTCGGCTACAAGCTCCGGGCATGA